In Luteipulveratus mongoliensis, the DNA window TTGCACGTCGCAGGCATCGTTACCTACGGCTTAGTAACCTAACCGCTCGATGCCTTCGGGGGTACAACCCTCGGATGTCAGATGTCCTTTCGTGATGTCGGACCGGACAGCGGCGCCCGCGGTTCCGCCTCAACCTGCATCTCTGGTCTGGTCACGACTGAGGCCAGGCATCGGCGGGGCGTGGTGGGGCAGGGGAGTGCTGGCGGCCGACGGTCGCAGTCCATCGCTGATGACCTGGAGGTAGCGCTCCCACAGGTCGGGGTCCTCGGTGTCGCCGAGGCCGGGCAGGGGCGCCCGGACTGCCGCCACGATCAGGGGCGGCAGGTCGGTCGCCGCGATGTCCGTACGCAGGACGCCGGCTGCGTGGGCGCGCGCCACGATGCCCTCGAGCAGCTCCAGGGCCCGCACCTGTAGTGCGTCGTTGTCCGGCAGCTCGACGACGTGCTCGGCGATGAGCAGCTCGGTCACGGCCCGGTCCGCTGCGACCACCGACCCGAACTCGTGCAGCGCCGTACGAAGGGCTACCTCGGGATCCTCGATGTCGGCGGCGGCCTCGATAGCCTCGATCACCGTCTGGATGCGGTCTGCGAGCACCGCGGTCAGCAACCTGGTGCGATCCGGGAAGTGCCGGTACAGCGTGCCCGAGCCCACGCCAGCAGTGCGCGCGATCTCGTCCATGCTGACGGCCGTGCCCCGCTGCGCGAGCAGTGTGCGCGTCGCGACGAGCAGGCGGTCGCGGTTGCGTCGCGCGTCCGCCCGCAGTGGCTGCTCGGAGGCCATGGAACGAGGTTAACAAGTGAAGCGGCGAGGCCGTCTCCAATCGGGGACCGTGTCCCCGTTTGCTGCTAACCTGGACATTGCCGGCGATCGGCGAGGTCAGCCTCGCCGCGCGCCGGACCAGGCGACCGGCAATGGAGGCGGCGATGGATCGGATTGTGGTGGGCATCCTGGGGGACGAGAGCCCCGCCGACCTCCACGCCCTGATCCGCGCACGGGAGATCGCCCTCTCGTCGGGCGCCGGCGTCACGGTGCTGCGGCTGCGGATGATGCCGGGCTGGGCCCTCTTGCTGTCATCGGCCTGGCCCATGGCGTGCGCCGCGACGAGCACCAACGAGAACCAGGCCGTGACCCGCGCGTACCACCTCGCACGGCAGCAGCTCGACGGCAAGGGCA includes these proteins:
- a CDS encoding TetR/AcrR family transcriptional regulator yields the protein MASEQPLRADARRNRDRLLVATRTLLAQRGTAVSMDEIARTAGVGSGTLYRHFPDRTRLLTAVLADRIQTVIEAIEAAADIEDPEVALRTALHEFGSVVAADRAVTELLIAEHVVELPDNDALQVRALELLEGIVARAHAAGVLRTDIAATDLPPLIVAAVRAPLPGLGDTEDPDLWERYLQVISDGLRPSAASTPLPHHAPPMPGLSRDQTRDAG
- a CDS encoding universal stress protein, producing MDRIVVGILGDESPADLHALIRAREIALSSGAGVTVLRLRMMPGWALLLSSAWPMACAATSTNENQAVTRAYHLARQQLDGKGIRWETKFASPVNVRGLIRYATSVGADLIVQPGTTELPSRRDHSNDPRPPVLEVL